A window of Micrococcaceae bacterium Sec5.7 genomic DNA:
CGTGACCGAAGGTTCCGCAGGCAACGGCGAACGCCTCGCGTTCCTATACGACAGCGAACGGGTCCAGCCCTCGGGCCTGGTCGGGGAGATCGTGCTGCCACCGATCGGGGATGACCCGGCCCGTCAGTTCGCCCGCACCCCGTACACCGCCAGCTTTACCAGGGCCGGGGTCGAGTTCACCCTCGCGTCCGTACACGTGTTGTGGGGCAAGAGCCCGACCGAGCGCCTGCCGGAGATCACCGCCTTCGCCCAATGGATGCGGGAATGGGCGGTCCGGCCCAACGATTGGAACTCAAACTTCATTGTGCTCGGGGATTTCAACTTGGACCGGGTCGGCGACCCGCTTTACGAGGCATTCATCGCTACCGGCCTGTGGCCGCCGACAGAACTGGACAAGGTTCCGCGGACGATCTTCGACAACGACAACACCCGGCACTTCTACGACCAGATTGCCTGGTTCTCCAAGGCCGACGGCACGTCGCTGCTTCAGGGCCTGACCTACGGGCAGCGGGCCGGCTCCTTTGACTTCATCCCGCATGTCTTCCGGGACCTGACCCGCAGCGAGGTGTCTTGGCGGATCTCGGACCACTATCCGCTCTGGTGCGAGTTCCTGCTGGGCTGAGCGCTGGATAGTGGCTCTTAGTATCTGATGTGCATCAGGTCATCGGGTCTGGTTTCGGCGGCGTCGCGGTGCCTGTACGCCTATGCCCCAGACCTGGCCGCCTAGACGACACCTGGGCCAGTTGGAAAGGATGTAACCATCAGGGCAGCCCAGCCAGATCGCTGACGAACACAGCCATCTGAGGGGGCGCGTGGGCATCTGGAAGACAGGAACCTGTGAGTTGGATCGGGATCGGCAGGGTGTCCAGGTCGAAGTGGACGCGGGTGCTGAATGGTTGCTTGCACCACGGGATTGACCAATGATGTGCATGGCGGCGCTCGTCAACCTTGTTGGAGGAAGGACTGTTGGTCTTTGCTTCGGGGAGCGACCGCTAGTAAGGGGGGCTGGTCCCTGGTCTCAGCACGTCGGGGGTGCCAGCCCCCACCCATAATTTTGGCTGCTTGTCTTCAGACGCCCCGCCGCCCCGGATCCGAGCTGAGCCCTGGTCAAACCTCAACGGTCCAGACCGCTCATCTGCGGATTCCATATGATCCTGCGCGGGGGCCTCTCAAGCACGAGTCAGAGACGATTCAGTCTGCTTTGAGACCGACGGCGATCTGCTGCCTCGGCTCCTCCCGTTGTTGCTGGTGGCTCCGGCGTCGCTCTGGGAAGGGAGCATGGGAGCGCCCCGATGCTATTGGGGGATGCATCGAGGCGCTTGCAAAAGCATATTAGGAGGACTTTTTCAAGTCAAACTGCTACGGCAGCATCCGAGAACCACACGACCGAGCCGAAGCAGCGCCACGGATTGGCGGCGTTTTCATAGCGCTAAATGGGCGGCGTTTGGTGTTCGTAAGCCGATCCCTCACCGTACTGCTACGCTACGCCTCAGATCGTCGGTGTCTTGGTTGAGGCCGGCTGCTTTAACAGTTCAGCCTCCGCAGGGTCGGTGTCCGTCTCGGTGTGTTCTGTGCTCGTTGTCGGCGAGACCGCATCGGACGGGTCTTTGCTCGAATCATCCTGGTACTGCAAGCGGTCCAGCTGTCCAAGTGCCGCTATGGCGTCACGGAAGGCATCGAAACGAGGCACTGCTGGGTGTGCACGATCACCCAATTCGTACTCACGCTCAATCGCGGCGAGGGTGAGTCGTGCTCTGTCAGAGTGCGTGTCATTCGGCATTGCGAGGGAAAGCTGACGGAGTAACCTACTTGCATCGTACTTTCGGATGCCTGCGGGGTGGTCGCGAAGGAAAGCTTGGATGTGACGGGCTAGTTGATCGTTGGCGCGTTCGTCGGACTCGTGGTCAGCGGCGTCCTCAAGGCGTTGGGCGAGGTCACCGAGCAGCAGAGTGAAGCGCCTTCGCAATTCATCGGCGCCGTCCACCTCGGAGTTGAGTTCTAGCAGCTTGACGACTTCCCGGGCAAAGCCGGCTTTCTCGATGTGTTCATCGGGGAAGACCGCCGCGATAGCTGTCTCTAGCGCATCCCAAACAGCGTCCGTTGAACGTGCGAACTCCAAGATCAGTTCGACCGAAAACTTTTGCCCCGTTGACTCAGTCAGACTGATGAAACGAGCGATGTGATTAAGGGCGGCGCGGCGTGCGATCGATATGGGAATGAGATCCTCGATTTCGACCGGGGTGGTTCCCCAATCGGTTTGAACACCGTGACGTTCAGCCCATGTGTCTATCCTGACGATGTACGAGTCCTGCAGTACTCGCTGTTTTCGCATGTCTCCGCGTTGCAGGACGCGCTCGGCTCTGCGGCCCGCATCGTCTCCGTCCAGCAGTGCTACACACGCTGGTTTGACGGTGTCTCGACCGCGCGCCAGGTAAACCATGTATGGGATTCCGTCGGCTCCGCCGCTGCCGACAATAGTTACCCGGTTTAGATCCATCACGGACGCCGTGGTCTGCTCCCGATCGGCAATGTGAGCTGACAGGCCGGCCAGCAGCACCTGATCGCCAGCCCCCTCCACGAAGAGATTCTGTCCACCGATGAATGCAGTCTCCGCTATATAGACGCCCAACGAGGATCGGAGAGGTTCATATCGGTTGTTTGCTGCGTCTCTAACGACACGAGTACCCTCCTCGTCCGCTCCCTTGTCCAGGACGCGTATGCGTTGGGGTGCGTTCTTATCGATGAGAAACGGTGAGTGGGTGACGTAAACGACTTGGCCACCAGCTCCTCCGTCTTCGGGGTTGGCATAGTCGTGCAGGATGCGCAGGAGGTCCTGCTGTCCCACGCTGGATAAGTACGCGTCGGGTTCATCGAGAAGCAGAATCGCCGAGCCGTTGCCCGCGAGGCGGTGTGCGGTGAGTTGAACAAAGTAGCTGAGAAAAAACCGTAGGCCCTGGCTGCGTTCTTTGAAGGAGTATGTTGACGCTGTGCGGTCTTGAATAGTAAGTGCAAGTTCGTGTTCGCGTGCCTCGACGAGCAGATCAAACTGTTTGTCTTGGGTCCACCAGCGTTGGATATTGAGGTTCTCCTTGATTGCCGCATTCATGCGGCCCACAAGCCCCTCGACGTAACCCTCCCGGCCTTCTTCGAGCCCGCGCTGCAGTTCAGCGAAGGACTCTGGGGCAATTTTCGCTGCATCAATCAGCAACTTGCGCGCGAGCTCAAACTCAGCGTCTTCATCAGCTGTGGACATACTGCCGGCAGTGTTTTGCGCCGCCAGCAGCGTGGCAAGAAGCTGATCCAGCATTCCCGCGGCCGGATCTGAAGCGTCGATGCCATCAAGCAGCTGACTGCGTTGCGGGCGGCGTAGCGAGCGTCGGTTGTGTCCGGCGAGACGCCGGATGGAGACGCTGTCTGGGATAGCGAGGTCAGTAACCATCTCGAACACTTTTGGGAGACGACTTTGGACGATGGCCAGATCTTCATCGGTGATGGCAACGCGTTGACCGTCGATGACGAGGAAAGGTGCGCGGTCACCGGGGCGGAAGAGGGCGAATCGTTTCGCGTTCTCTAGTGCCCTGATCCCGATCGGCGTTTCGTTGGCTTCCAGTTCCAGCCAGGCACCGAACTCGGGGTATCGCAGCTGATCCACCTGGACGGAGTACTGCGCAGAGTATCGACAAAAATCAGCCCGATCAATGCGGTCTAGGCCGAGTGCAGCCTTTATTGCCCCAAGAAGGTGGCTTTTTCCCGACTCATTCGCTCCGACAATCGCGGTGATATCGGTGTCGATTGGGATGCGTACGAATGGATACCAGGGGCCCTCCTGGTCCTCCCAAGACTCACGGTCGGCACTCGGCCGGGCTTTCAATTCGAAGTCGAAGTTGAAGGACTTATAGAACCGAACGTCAATGCGTGTCAGCTTCATCGGCGGACGCTCCTAAATATTCGTGGTGGACCTGCAAGGAGCTTATCGAACTCCTCCGACACTTCGATGCGACAGGCGCCCGTAAGCCGGTCCGCCACCGGCCGCTATTCAGTCCTGGCACGTGGCGGGAAGCCCTGGGAGGATGATCCGGTAACCGTGCGGGCTCTCGCTGCAATGCTCAGGGACTTCCGAGCAGACTGTGACACACCAACTGCGGACCGCTAGTGCGGAACGGGACCGCTTACCTGGCCGAGCTGGTGATCACTCTGGCCACGGGCCCTGTTCATCGCCCTCGATGACCTCGCCCGAGCCGCCGGGACCGACACAGGGCAGCTAGCTGTTGGACAGGGCGGAACTCAGGGCGCTCAGTGAGGGCCGGTAGGCCACCGTTTGGCTCCGGTGAAAGTCGCTCTGGCCCTTGCATTCACGAAGATGCCGCCGGCGAATGCCCTGGGGCAGCTTTCTGCATGGCGTCCTTCACCCGGCCTATTACTTGTTCAAGTCGATAACCCGGGTGCACCTCGATGAGTACACAGCCGTACTGTCTGCAGATGTCTAGCTTTCGTGCGTCTCGTTCCTGCTGAAGCTCGAAGGCTTTGGCGCCGCCGAAGTACTCGACGGGGTTTGAATGCTGTGCCCCCTGGTACTCGATCCCGATGCTGTAATCGGGGAGATAAATATCGAGGCTCTGTGGGGCGAGCCAACCTGGACGGGCCTGGTGCACCACTCGTTCCTCTGGGAATGCCGCCTGCACCTGGCGCAGGAGTGCCATCTCCGACACCCATCCCTCCCCGACTCGGGGAATTTCAGCACCGTCTCGAGCAACGTTTTCGGCTTCCCGGGTGAGAGCCCGACACCGAGCGAAAAGGAGCGCAAAAAGGAGACTCCACGAGACCCAGGGGGCGGGCCAATCAATTGGCTCCTCATACCCCGGCCATACCTGGAATGCTCCGGGCGGTTCTCGTAACGTGCTACTCCCACGCGCTTCCGCGAGGAGAGCCCTTACATGGTCACCCGTGAAGCGCTGCACGACCTCATCTTCGACGCCGGCCGCCACTTCGTTCACTGATCTGTCGGCAGTCACCCGACTCCAGAAGTCCTCTACGAGGCTGACGCCATGAGCGGCGTGGAAGTCATCGAGCCGCGCCTGAAGCGCGTGGAAAATCGCCTCCAGGTGCCCAATGCCCTTCCTGGTGATTCCGTACTCCGCCCACCTAAATACTTGCATTGCTGTCAGCGGAGGGTGGCCGAGATGCGCCGAGAGTGTCAGGTGGTGTGACGGACTAACCTGGTCGCCGAGCGCGGCGTAACCGGAAGCGAAGTCGCCCTCAAGAAAATAGAAATCAGCCAGCGCGGACTCCGCATAAAGAGGTCGGTCAGCGCCACGGTATGCACTCACCAAAGACTCCAGCGTGCGCCTGGCCCCAATCGGATTCGTCCGACGCTCGTCCAATAGCTCGTATAGCAACATCGACCCGTACCCCGACTGTCCCTGCACGTCCACCGGGTCGCCGGCGAGCAGCGACGGGAGGAAGGTGCGGCGGTAGAACGACTTCTGCAGCCGGTTCATCTCCGGTCGTTCCAAGCCAGAGTAGAACTTCGGCACTCGACGCGGTGCTTTTGGGGTGGCTGAGGCCCCGGCTCTGTCTTGTTCCATGGCCCCATCTTCTACGAGAGTCACTCACGCCGCCTGGATTACTCCAATGAAAAGTGAGCGAAGCACTTGCCGCCGGCCACCAGGGCAGCCACATGCGGCGGCGAGCCTCATTCCGCCTTCCCTCTTCCGGTCATAGGGAGGAAGACCCTGTCGAACGTCTCGTCAATCAGCTGGTTCTCGGTTTTGTCGAAGTCGGGAAGTACCTCGGCGAGGGATTTTGACAGCATCCACGTATTCAGGACGTCGTCCTGGACGATGGCAAGAAGGGCAGTTCCTACCTGGGATGGTGAAAGCACCGCCAGCATTTCGATGTCCCGAAGGGACACGGTAAGTACAGGCAGGCCTGGATCCTTGATGGTCATCCTGACGGCGCGATCGTTCGCGTGATAGAAGGGTTCGGCAGTGACTACAAGCCCGATCAGGGGGCGGCCAGAGGGTATCGCAGCGTATGCCGTATTGCCCGTTCGGATTTCGGCTGCATTGTTCGCAAGCTGACGGTAGGCCTTGCTTATGGTTTCGTTGGCCTCCTGGAGACCTATAAGCGTGCCCGCTCTGGCCCCCAGTTTCATTTGTGCTGATTTACACTCGATCAATATCGTGGCCTGCGGTGTGATGAGGAACCAGTCGGAGGAATCGATGCCGCCGACACCTTTCTTATTCCATCGGAATTCCTGGAAGACAGTGTGTTCTCCCGTGTGCTGGAGCTGCCGGCCTGTGTAGGCCGCGACTCGCGCGCCCATGATTGCTCCGAAGTTCTTATCCGCCCAGAGCCGCATTCCGCGGTAGTAGAGGTTTTGGGGCGCCATCGCCCGAAGGAGAAACTGTGGCTGCGGCGCATATCTGAGTCCGTCGCCGATATCCATGAGAGGCGTTTTGATCAGGGGATTGTAGGCGTAGCGCTGATAGGCCGGCGGAAGCTCGGGCGCGGATCTACCGTCTGCACGTGCTTCAGCTATGGTGGCCGTCAGTTTGTCCATAACGGCACGGGCTACCGCTGCTGCAGGGACCATCTCTCCGAGCGCTTGGTACGCGTCGGAGGCGAGCCACTGGGGATCGAAGTGTCCTCCATTTTTCATGACGCCGACTGCGATCATGAAGGATACTGCCAGGGCATCCTCGATGGATCCGCCGAGAAGTTCTGTCCAGTCCACGCTGCCCGGCCAGCCTTCCGTGCCCGGCGTGTCCACCCATAAGAGGTAGGCACGTGCCAACTCCTCCTTAATGGGTACCTGATACGGGATCTGTTCGTAAACGTAGCCCCCCAGTACCGATAAGTAACTGAAATCAGGATGGTCTTCCTTCTCATCGTGTGAGATTGAGAACAGATTCCGCATACGAGTCACGGCGCGATCGTCCACTGGCTTGCCGCGGTGATCGTTGCTGTAGAGAACACAGTCACGGGCCATGGCTGCATAAATCCACGGTGGAAAACCGGCCGGCCAACTCTTGTCCCACTGCATGGCGATGTCTTTTTCGTCTGCCGCTCTGGCTGCGATGGCTGGAATCAGATCTCGGGGAGAATGCCTGCGCACCGCCTGCCTGAAGTCTGCATATGGAGGATATCTCCGCGCGCTGCCACTCATGCCACCAACTTACTTGACGCCAATCCTTGCTGGGCGAAAGGTGCCAGCACTCTGCCAGTCAGAGTCCTGAATCCAGATATCCGGCGGACCTTTTCTGAGCAGCACCCCTTGCATCCCTGCAACCATGGGGATTTCCACGTCCTTTGATCAAAACCATCAAAAGTGGATGGCCGCCCCCTGCCCTGGGCGATTCGATCCATCGCCATCCAATTAGGGGCACTTTTCATCCAGTTTCCACCGGTGTCCCACCTTTTCTTTTCCCGAGGGTGGGACACGGCAGATGGCTCTGACCTGCTAAAACTCCAATCCAGGCAGTTCGGGATATCCGGGGGTGGGACAGCGTTAAAGCGCTCTGAACTGCGGAAACGTTGTTCTTTGGTCATTTTGTCCCACCTGTCCCACCTTTTGAAAAACAGGTGTTCCGTATGTGCGCGCTTGCGTGCGCGCGCGTGCGCGCGCGAGGCTCCTTTTGTCAAGACAGGTGGGCAAAAAGAATTTTGAGGATGTCTGTCCGGTTTCGTCCGTCCGGGTCCCCTCTTGTTGGTAGACCATTCCTACTGGAGAGAGATTAGAGACCTTGACCACGATTAACGCCACGCCGAGGCTGTTGGGCTCCAAGATCTTGAAGCATGATCGCAGTACGTTGGAGCCATGGCTAAAGATAAGCGCTACTACGGGGATCGGAAATGCATCAGCGCCCGGGTGCCTGATGAGTATCACTCAGTCTTTGAAGCACTCGCTGCCCAGGAAAACCTTTCTGTGGGCACTTGGGCCGTCAAGAAGCTCTTTGAAGTCTCAGACCTCCCTGTTCCTGATTTCGTTGAAAAGCAGGCTCAGAAGAACCGCAGCGCCCAAGGGGGTCAGTCCTCGACAGCCGCTTAAAACAAGAACAGCCGCCCTGCGAAGGCAGCTGTTCTTCAATCCTAAAGACCTGAGCTCTGACGCCAATCAAGTTCTCAGATCGATATTTGCTATTAGAAGGACCCCCCAGGAGGAGGCCTTGGTATTGCTATGAGTATAGCCAACATGATTCATGTTGCGCGAGAAATCTCCGCCCGCGTGTCTAGCGACTTTCGGGGCGGGGTTCCCGCGTGACATCAATGACTCCTGCCCCAGTCTCCAGATCATCCCTGGACCGGGTAATTGCTGCGCTTGAAAACCGGGGCTACCCGATCAAGCGAAGCGATCGCTTTATGACCCTGTGCCCCTGCCACGCTGACCGCACCCCCTCGATGCATGTCACTTGGGAAGATGGCAAGGTCATGCTGTTCTGCTTCAGCTGCAGCAATTCAGGGTCCGCCACCTTCGAGGACCTTGCACGCGGTATTGGCCTTGAGCCATCAGATCTTTTCGATGAGCCGCTTCCGCCGCGTGATTCCCGACCCAACGCCTCCGTGACCAAGAAGCCGGTGGAACGGCGCAAACCACTCCCACAGATCCTGCCATCGGCCGATGACTCGAACGGTGCGCTGCAACCCCGCCATCGTTTCGAGACCACCGCGACTTATGACTACGTCGATGCTGAGGGGAATCTCGTTCAGCAGGTCATCCGTGAGGAATGCAAGGTCAAGGCGCATCCCTCGAAGCGCTTCAAGCAGCACTTCGTTGACACCGCTACCGGTGAGATCGTCAATCAAAAGCCCGCTGGCTTCGTCCCGGTCCCCTACAACCTTCCTGCGGTCCTGGCAGCCGTGCAGGCCGGAAAGACCATCTATTTGGTGGAAGGGGAAAAAGACGCTGATACCGCGGCCGCTCACAAGCTGGTGGCCACGACCAACGCCCAGGGCGCCGGCGTCTTTCCCAAAGAACTTGCCATGTGGCTCCTTGGCTACCGTGAAAACGGCGAGGCGCTGCAGACGAAGGTCCGCGTCGTCGCTGACCGGGATCTCGCCGGCTACCGTCGAGCCGCGAACCTTTACCAGGTACTCACTGATATCGGGGTCAAACCGACCATCGTTCTCCCCGCCACCAAAGACCCTAAATCCGATCTCACCGATCACTTTGAAGCCGGATACGGTACCGGAGATTTCATCCCGACGTCGCTGCAGACCGTCCAACTCCTGGCCCAGCTCGAAGACATCCGCCAGGCTCTCAAGCACGTCGACGCTGCCTGCGAGCAAAGCGAAGCGCGATTCCGTCTCGCTCTGGACACATCCGACGAGACAACCCAGGAAGAAGAAAAAAGCGCCGCTGAATCCTGGGCAAAGGAAGGGTCCCGTCGGCTCAGCAGTATCCGTGAACTTGCTGACATCGGTGGCGAGGTAAACGCCGATGACGCACAGCTGGTCACCGCCATTGGTGAAGTCCGTGACCAGGCCTTCGCCAGAGTAAATGACACTTACACCACCCTTGGCCTAAAAGCCCCCGCCTCTGTCCTGGACCGTCAGGGCGGCGAAGTCGTTCCCTTCGCAAAGCCGACCGGCCCCGTTGTGGCCCCAGGCGTCTACGCCGACGATCCTGCCCCCCACGTCCCCAACACGACCGTTACCTACCGGGTCAGGCGCGGCGAAACCGTGAAGGTCACCGAGAAGTTCTCCGAAGACGAAGGCGTGAAGTACCGCTACGACAGCGTCATGAACTGCTGGGCCGAGGTGATCGATCAGTTCGTCGAAGACGACGGCCTCGAATCAGAGTTCTCCCGCCCGTCCTTGGGCATGAGAGTGAAGTTCCGCCGGTGGCGCCGCGACGAAAACCAGCGCCCCATCAGGCTGCCGGACGGTTCCTTCGAAATCGAAGAGCAGATCGTCACCTGGACGGCCGACACCATCCAGAAGGGGAAATGGGCAGAAGAGATCCCCTGGTACGGCGCAGCTGCCCTGGCCTCAACCAGCCGGCGTGGCAAGGACGCAGCCTTTGACGGAATTCTCAAGGCCGTCCAGGGACCAGCCCAAAAGACCGCGAAATACACCTCCACAGGATGGAGGGAGACCCCCGATGGTCGAATCTTCATCCATGCCGGCGGGGCCATCAGCGCAACCGGTCCCGTAGAAGCAGACGTCGCTCTGCCTGACGCGATGGCCGTATACCGGATGCCTGACCCCACGACCGACGCCGGACGCCTCCGCGAAGCCTGGATGGAAGGCGTCAAGCCGCTGCTCAAGGACATTCCGGCCCGGATCGTCTACCCGATGCTCGGCTTCGTTTTTGAGTCCGTTTTCGCCGACAGAATGAAAGTCACCCTCCACTTCCAAGGTGGTCGATCGTCCTACAAGACAGCCTGCGCCAATATCGGTATGCAGTTCTTTGCCCCGGGGATCCACTTCGGCAACAAGCGCGAGGTTGTCTCAGGTGCCAACTCGGGCGGAACCGCCCTGGGTATTCTTCGCACCGCCGCAATCTGCGCCAACATGCCCGTCCTGGTCGATGACTTCGCCCCTGACGGCGATCCTAAACGCGCTCAAAAGAAGCTGGGCGACGTCGCTCGCATCAACTACAACGGTTCCCTGCGCGCCGTCGGAACAGTCAACGGCGGTGTTCGCAATGACCGGCCACTGAATACCGGGTTGATCACCACCGGCGAGCTGGGTCCGGACGACTCGGCCGAAACCCGGTTGCTGACACTGCTGCTCTCGCCAGGTGACATCCAAAACGCACAGGATCTGTTTCCCCGGCTGGAACACACCGTGGCCCGCCGAGGCCGTGCCCTTCTGGGTTCATCGCTGATCCAGTACCTAGCAGAAACCTTGGACGAGGAAATTGCCGAGCGCGCGCACTGGCAGGACCACCGCGGAGAACCAGGGAACCCTTACGACTTCTGGGTGGAACAGATCCGCAAGCTCCCTCATGATTCCAGCTTGGAAGGCCGCTTCTCAGATTCGGCCCAGTGGTGCTCCCACGGGATCCGATTGATGCTGCGCATGATGGTCACCCGCGGGGCTCTCAGCCAGGAAGAAGCCACCAACATCCTCGCCCGGGCTGACCAGGGAATCCTGGAAGCTCTGGCCTTGCAGAACGATGTGGCCGGCGACTCCGGACACCGCCTGATCAACTACCTCAAGGACGCCATCGCCTCTAACGAAGCGCACCTGAGCAATGCCGACGGCGGCATGCCCGAAGACGCGCACAATTTCGGCTGGGTCAGCCGGGGATCCAGCACATTCAACGGGATTCTCCAGGAACAGAATTGGGTACCGATGGGCACCAAGATCGGTGTCATCAAAAATGGCCGGGCATT
This region includes:
- a CDS encoding CHC2 zinc finger domain-containing protein; its protein translation is MTPAPVSRSSLDRVIAALENRGYPIKRSDRFMTLCPCHADRTPSMHVTWEDGKVMLFCFSCSNSGSATFEDLARGIGLEPSDLFDEPLPPRDSRPNASVTKKPVERRKPLPQILPSADDSNGALQPRHRFETTATYDYVDAEGNLVQQVIREECKVKAHPSKRFKQHFVDTATGEIVNQKPAGFVPVPYNLPAVLAAVQAGKTIYLVEGEKDADTAAAHKLVATTNAQGAGVFPKELAMWLLGYRENGEALQTKVRVVADRDLAGYRRAANLYQVLTDIGVKPTIVLPATKDPKSDLTDHFEAGYGTGDFIPTSLQTVQLLAQLEDIRQALKHVDAACEQSEARFRLALDTSDETTQEEEKSAAESWAKEGSRRLSSIRELADIGGEVNADDAQLVTAIGEVRDQAFARVNDTYTTLGLKAPASVLDRQGGEVVPFAKPTGPVVAPGVYADDPAPHVPNTTVTYRVRRGETVKVTEKFSEDEGVKYRYDSVMNCWAEVIDQFVEDDGLESEFSRPSLGMRVKFRRWRRDENQRPIRLPDGSFEIEEQIVTWTADTIQKGKWAEEIPWYGAAALASTSRRGKDAAFDGILKAVQGPAQKTAKYTSTGWRETPDGRIFIHAGGAISATGPVEADVALPDAMAVYRMPDPTTDAGRLREAWMEGVKPLLKDIPARIVYPMLGFVFESVFADRMKVTLHFQGGRSSYKTACANIGMQFFAPGIHFGNKREVVSGANSGGTALGILRTAAICANMPVLVDDFAPDGDPKRAQKKLGDVARINYNGSLRAVGTVNGGVRNDRPLNTGLITTGELGPDDSAETRLLTLLLSPGDIQNAQDLFPRLEHTVARRGRALLGSSLIQYLAETLDEEIAERAHWQDHRGEPGNPYDFWVEQIRKLPHDSSLEGRFSDSAQWCSHGIRLMLRMMVTRGALSQEEATNILARADQGILEALALQNDVAGDSGHRLINYLKDAIASNEAHLSNADGGMPEDAHNFGWVSRGSSTFNGILQEQNWVPMGTKIGVIKNGRAFLIPSVVLGIANQMASRADATFGESQVSIASAMLSHGWIVPDRDGKHANQRRISGKKMRVWDIPIAVLLGEDDIPDDGPGSTPEPPVAPASPPLFPDGTPAGPTNDAPVPGTHHPSDELQPKEGQMPQSHTFVDVTGEVVLMDHLSQWEDCIKCQEQAAGAIDGLPIHMKCWNASMEALRVEQQSLTANAPAVVVDPAPTAPAPVETPLPATSTIEDESVPLEDPADPTAASKPESESAQLPTFDAALAVLDVDGLHIPGQALRPLETMPAHMGEVADLAASLNLGTIVRKTKNQAGKWNYKAAPGQFYITIEATKLLLGLEDLPGDRTQRNELIKAHTTGHPFVTQALDQGWLMSKEGKFLGGTTRMWRKDDNRRAMITLIPMLGDDAYPAIVEFRKDGKPKGPAKADVIATRLQRLAAALQYPYTVSASSTGLDLLSETRKDREETLAPLEPVPPATIPGLVLDYNWSRKPSAEEAEHEFIHAYDRGASYLAAADTVFGIGHATHLTNNPTFDPKLPGYWRINIPPAEEWLHPSVFNPQGTMSYDDYWYTTETLTFATKDLGYEIEPLEAYVWEKSGRIFSGFVKRIVDARTLLDTADPDDQAARDIIKSMYVRTFGMIGSHEHQAGRQGYAPERYDTIKGRAGANILRRIIDIGKKTGRWPVAAYTDALLYTSNNPDGAAAWPGEPKTFGRKPGQYKHEGTAKLADLQKYLTGSGFDLEARNLFK
- a CDS encoding endonuclease/exonuclease/phosphatase family protein translates to MTEQPPPAVTEDLDRLRTALDGAIPPRTVSNLLVGTWNIRALGDLTPKWVAKPRDTPKRDWHALACLAEVISRFDIVAVQESRRNPKALKHLLATLGPQWQVIISDVTEGSAGNGERLAFLYDSERVQPSGLVGEIVLPPIGDDPARQFARTPYTASFTRAGVEFTLASVHVLWGKSPTERLPEITAFAQWMREWAVRPNDWNSNFIVLGDFNLDRVGDPLYEAFIATGLWPPTELDKVPRTIFDNDNTRHFYDQIAWFSKADGTSLLQGLTYGQRAGSFDFIPHVFRDLTRSEVSWRISDHYPLWCEFLLG